The following proteins are co-located in the Nitrospirota bacterium genome:
- a CDS encoding radical SAM protein: MSQGSLLLLIPPLTQLNTPYPSTAYLTGFLRSRGYSVAQADLGIELALALFSRSGLARAFAQIRARPGSLPGEARQMLALERDYLATIEPVIAFLQGADPALAPRICQGGFLPQGPRFASAKPKPPGLRADSSADRAKHWATRYLEDLADLIRETIAPQFALSRYAEQIGRSASSFDPIAQALAEPPSLTDELMLEALWRHVEATGPSAIGLTVPFPGNLYGALRIAQALKARQPSVRIVLGGGYANTELRRLQDPRVFDLVDYVTLDDGERPLLCLLEHLQGKRDQTELCRTFLRVEGTVVWRDGAGARDFGMAELGTPTYDGLPLDRYLSILDTLNPMHRLWSDGHWNKLTVAHGCYWKQCTFCDVGLDYIERYEAAPAEILADRVEALLAETGRRGFHFVDEAAPPAGLKGLALALLERDVTISWWGNIRFEEAFTPDLCRLLAASGCIAVTAGLETACDRLLAAMKKGITVDQAARVAAAFRRAGILVHAYLMYGFPGETIAETVESLERVRQLFAHDLIQSAFWHRFVATAHSPVGLDPTVHGIRLTGPAFGGFAENDLTHRDPVGQAPDWLGNGLRLALDAYMEGESLASDVRAWFKHPAARRLARPPVPRNWVARALAQPRLADDGAGGFRTGHERRSQSWERRFVWIGGTPVVELAGRHRARAILPSRTEDVVLTLPPDKAAWLVELIREATPQHGKRGEGYPWLRDVRAAYPLGGPRAFDRLLRTDAWDQARRAGLLLV; the protein is encoded by the coding sequence ATGTCCCAGGGCTCTCTGCTCCTCCTCATCCCGCCGCTCACCCAGTTGAACACCCCCTATCCGTCCACCGCCTACCTGACCGGCTTCCTACGGTCGCGGGGCTACTCCGTCGCGCAGGCGGACCTGGGGATCGAATTGGCGCTCGCGCTGTTCTCGCGGTCCGGGCTCGCGCGGGCCTTCGCGCAGATTCGGGCTCGACCGGGGAGCCTGCCCGGCGAGGCCCGACAGATGCTGGCGCTCGAGCGAGACTACCTCGCGACGATCGAGCCGGTGATCGCCTTCCTGCAGGGAGCCGACCCCGCCCTGGCGCCCCGCATCTGCCAGGGCGGATTCCTCCCGCAAGGGCCCCGGTTCGCATCCGCGAAGCCCAAGCCTCCCGGCCTCCGTGCCGATTCTTCCGCCGACCGGGCGAAGCACTGGGCGACGCGGTACCTGGAGGACCTGGCCGACCTCATCCGCGAGACGATCGCTCCGCAGTTCGCCCTGAGCCGGTACGCGGAGCAGATAGGCCGATCCGCTTCCTCGTTCGATCCGATCGCCCAGGCGCTCGCCGAGCCTCCGAGCCTGACGGACGAGCTGATGCTGGAGGCCCTGTGGCGGCACGTGGAGGCGACGGGACCTTCGGCCATCGGGCTGACCGTGCCCTTCCCCGGCAACCTCTACGGAGCCCTCCGGATCGCCCAGGCCCTCAAGGCGCGGCAGCCGTCGGTGCGGATCGTGCTGGGCGGCGGCTACGCGAACACCGAGCTGCGGCGGCTGCAAGACCCGCGCGTCTTCGACCTCGTGGACTATGTGACGCTGGACGACGGGGAGCGGCCGCTCCTCTGCCTGCTCGAGCACCTCCAGGGGAAGCGCGACCAGACCGAGCTCTGCCGGACCTTCCTGCGCGTCGAGGGGACCGTGGTCTGGCGGGACGGGGCGGGCGCGAGGGACTTCGGCATGGCCGAGCTGGGGACGCCGACCTACGACGGCCTGCCGCTCGACCGGTACCTCTCGATCCTGGACACCTTGAACCCCATGCACCGGCTCTGGTCTGACGGACACTGGAACAAGCTGACGGTCGCGCACGGCTGCTATTGGAAGCAATGCACTTTCTGCGACGTGGGGCTGGACTACATCGAACGGTATGAGGCCGCGCCGGCGGAGATCCTGGCAGACCGGGTCGAAGCTCTGCTCGCCGAGACGGGGCGGCGGGGCTTCCATTTCGTGGACGAGGCCGCGCCGCCCGCGGGGCTCAAGGGGCTGGCGCTGGCCCTGCTGGAGCGGGACGTGACGATCTCCTGGTGGGGCAACATTCGCTTCGAAGAGGCCTTCACGCCGGACCTCTGCCGGCTGCTGGCCGCCTCCGGCTGCATCGCGGTCACGGCCGGTCTGGAAACGGCCTGCGACCGGCTGCTGGCCGCAATGAAGAAGGGGATCACCGTGGATCAGGCGGCGCGCGTCGCCGCGGCCTTCCGCCGAGCGGGCATCCTGGTCCACGCCTATCTCATGTACGGCTTCCCCGGCGAAACGATCGCGGAGACCGTGGAGAGTCTGGAGCGGGTCCGGCAGCTCTTCGCCCACGATCTGATCCAGTCGGCCTTCTGGCACCGGTTCGTGGCAACCGCCCACAGTCCCGTCGGGCTGGACCCGACCGTCCACGGGATCCGGCTCACCGGGCCGGCCTTCGGCGGCTTTGCGGAGAACGATCTGACGCACAGGGATCCGGTCGGGCAGGCCCCTGATTGGCTGGGCAACGGGTTGCGGCTGGCGCTCGACGCCTACATGGAGGGGGAGAGCCTCGCGTCCGACGTGCGGGCTTGGTTCAAGCATCCGGCTGCCCGTCGGCTGGCACGGCCCCCTGTCCCGCGGAATTGGGTCGCTCGGGCTCTGGCTCAGCCCCGGCTCGCGGATGACGGGGCCGGCGGTTTCCGTACGGGCCACGAGCGGCGATCGCAATCATGGGAGCGCCGGTTCGTCTGGATCGGGGGGACGCCGGTGGTCGAGCTGGCCGGACGGCATCGGGCCCGCGCGATTCTGCCCAGCCGGACCGAGGACGTCGTGCTGACGCTTCCGCCGGACAAGGCGGCCTGGCTCGTGGAGTTGATCCGGGAGGCGACGCCGCAACACGGCAAGAGGGGAGAGGGCTATCCCTGGCTCCGGGATGTGCGCGCGGCTTATCCCCTTGGGGGACCGCGCGCCTTCGACCGGCTGCTGCGCACCGACGCCTGGGATCAGGCGCGGCGCGCCGGCCTGCTGCTAGTCTGA
- a CDS encoding SAM-dependent methyltransferase, translating into MSPSETRPPVPAHQAVMRGQGFYNTHSQLQRSAIAYGLPLLERAVKAVPLPEPGGAFLVADYGSSEGRNSLEPMKTVIGLVRRRASEAVPIAIVHNDQPANDFSSLFLLLESSPESYLRGASNVFTFATGRSFFERLFPAGQVSLGWSAIALHWLSKVPATMPDHIWTPRATGQLAEAFAKQGREDWQRFLEHRAHELRPGGRLVILAGAADERGLSGGEGLLDLANRALRELTEARALRTGEYERMLVPTYNRRIEEFREPFERGPLSAQLVLEECSPVVLPDPLWEQYEHGRDARAYAAALTAWFRAWSEPPLFRSLDSDRSPDARQQLVEDFYAALRRKIEADPSATRCRWLTVCLLIAKPDED; encoded by the coding sequence ATGAGCCCATCAGAGACCCGGCCTCCCGTGCCCGCCCACCAGGCCGTCATGCGGGGACAGGGCTTCTACAATACCCATTCGCAGCTCCAGCGCAGCGCGATCGCCTACGGGCTGCCCCTGCTCGAGCGGGCCGTCAAGGCCGTGCCGCTGCCGGAGCCGGGCGGCGCGTTCCTCGTCGCCGACTACGGGTCATCCGAAGGGCGGAACTCGCTCGAGCCGATGAAGACCGTCATCGGCCTGGTCCGCCGGCGGGCCTCGGAGGCCGTGCCGATCGCCATCGTCCACAACGACCAGCCGGCCAACGATTTCTCCTCGCTCTTCCTGCTGCTGGAGTCCTCGCCGGAGAGCTACCTGCGCGGGGCCTCGAACGTGTTCACCTTCGCCACCGGCCGGTCCTTTTTCGAGCGGCTCTTCCCGGCCGGGCAGGTGAGCCTGGGCTGGTCGGCTATCGCCCTGCACTGGCTCAGCAAGGTCCCCGCGACCATGCCGGACCACATCTGGACCCCGCGCGCGACAGGCCAACTGGCCGAGGCCTTCGCGAAACAGGGGCGGGAGGATTGGCAGCGGTTCCTGGAGCATCGCGCGCACGAGCTGCGGCCGGGCGGCCGATTGGTCATCCTGGCCGGGGCCGCAGACGAGCGGGGTTTGAGCGGCGGGGAGGGGCTCCTGGACCTGGCGAACCGGGCCCTGCGGGAACTCACGGAGGCCAGGGCTTTGCGGACCGGGGAATATGAGCGGATGCTGGTGCCGACCTACAACCGGCGCATCGAGGAGTTCCGCGAGCCCTTCGAACGGGGTCCGCTGAGCGCCCAGTTGGTGCTGGAGGAGTGTTCGCCGGTCGTTTTGCCCGATCCCCTCTGGGAGCAGTACGAGCACGGCCGGGACGCCCGCGCCTACGCCGCGGCCCTCACGGCCTGGTTCCGGGCCTGGAGCGAGCCGCCGCTCTTCCGCTCCCTGGACTCCGACCGGTCGCCGGACGCCCGGCAGCAACTCGTCGAAGACTTCTACGCGGCCCTGCGCCGCAAGATCGAAGCCGATCCCTCCGCCACCCGCTGCCGGTGGCTCACGGTCTGTCTCCTGATCGCCAAGCCCGACGAAGATTGA
- a CDS encoding methyltransferase domain-containing protein, with the protein MRRLVALLLALAVCPSLVAAAPKDRERWDSRYGGEGYLFGTDPIPFLAQHVHLLPKGKVLDLAMGEGRNGVYLAAQGFQVVGLDISEKGLAKARKLAEERHVSIETRVADLEEVQLERNVYDVVLCTYYVQRDLFPRIKDALKSGGVVVIEDYTVEYLKYNPSFPKPYVLQTNELLEHFKDFKILRYQAYDDGKTAYASLIAQKP; encoded by the coding sequence ATGAGACGACTGGTCGCCTTGCTCCTGGCTCTTGCGGTCTGCCCGTCCCTGGTGGCCGCCGCCCCGAAGGACCGGGAGCGGTGGGATTCCCGGTACGGCGGAGAGGGCTATCTGTTCGGCACGGACCCGATTCCCTTCCTCGCCCAGCACGTCCACCTGCTTCCGAAAGGCAAGGTCCTCGACCTCGCCATGGGCGAGGGGCGCAACGGGGTCTATCTGGCGGCCCAGGGGTTTCAGGTCGTCGGGTTGGACATCTCCGAGAAGGGGCTCGCCAAGGCCAGGAAGCTCGCCGAGGAGCGGCACGTCTCCATCGAGACCCGCGTCGCGGACCTGGAGGAGGTGCAGCTCGAGCGGAACGTCTACGACGTAGTGCTCTGCACCTACTACGTCCAGCGGGACCTCTTCCCCCGGATCAAAGACGCGCTCAAGAGCGGCGGGGTCGTCGTCATTGAGGATTATACGGTTGAGTACCTCAAATACAACCCGTCCTTCCCGAAACCCTACGTGCTCCAGACGAACGAGCTCCTGGAACATTTCAAGGACTTCAAGATCCTCCGTTACCAGGCTTACGACGACGGGAAGACCGCCTACGCCAGCCTGATCGCCCAGAAGCCCTGA
- a CDS encoding RuBisCO large subunit C-terminal-like domain-containing protein codes for MPTSDPLGISGERFTVRYHLDGPEREARALATAIGIEQTVELPEAAIPEGPIRDRLVGRLDSFKPLPSGRFEAAISYAIELVAGELPQFLNVAYGTISLKRGVRVGGLDLPPGGFAWLRGPRFGTAGLRDLLGVPDRPLLGTVVKPIGLSAEELADLAYQFALGGMDFIKDDSVLTDQPFAPFAERVARCAEAVARAGRETGRRCLYVPNVTAPAPLVGERARTAKRAGAGGLMLAPGLAGWDALRTLAADEHLGLPVVMHPAWLGPSVAHEAGGLAPSVLFGRLPRLAGADACIFPTYGSRFSFTPEECREIASGLRDGFGTLKPSLPIVGGGVTVERVPELCRFYGNDVLLLLGGALRLRGPDLVRSCRECADLVARSATAPGRPSPSSS; via the coding sequence ATGCCGACTTCCGACCCCCTTGGCATTTCCGGCGAGCGGTTCACGGTCCGGTACCATCTGGACGGTCCGGAGCGGGAGGCCAGGGCTCTGGCGACGGCGATCGGCATCGAGCAGACCGTCGAACTGCCGGAGGCGGCGATCCCGGAGGGGCCGATCCGGGACCGGCTCGTCGGCCGTCTGGACTCCTTCAAACCGTTGCCCTCGGGACGGTTCGAAGCCGCGATCAGCTACGCGATCGAGCTCGTCGCGGGAGAGCTGCCCCAGTTCCTCAATGTCGCGTACGGGACCATCAGCCTCAAACGAGGCGTCCGCGTGGGCGGCCTGGACCTTCCGCCCGGCGGCTTCGCCTGGCTGCGCGGTCCCCGCTTCGGGACAGCCGGCCTGCGCGATCTCCTCGGCGTGCCGGACCGGCCGCTGCTCGGCACGGTCGTCAAGCCGATCGGCCTCTCCGCGGAGGAGCTGGCCGATCTCGCCTACCAGTTCGCGCTGGGCGGGATGGACTTCATCAAGGACGACAGCGTGCTGACCGACCAGCCCTTCGCCCCGTTCGCGGAACGGGTCGCCCGCTGCGCGGAGGCCGTCGCCAGGGCCGGTCGGGAGACCGGCCGGCGGTGCCTGTACGTCCCCAACGTCACCGCGCCGGCGCCGCTCGTCGGCGAGCGGGCCCGCACCGCCAAGCGGGCCGGAGCCGGCGGGCTCATGCTCGCGCCCGGCCTTGCCGGCTGGGACGCGCTGCGGACGCTGGCCGCCGACGAGCACCTGGGCCTGCCCGTGGTGATGCATCCGGCCTGGCTCGGCCCTTCCGTCGCCCACGAGGCCGGCGGCCTGGCCCCGTCCGTCCTGTTCGGACGGTTGCCGCGTCTGGCCGGGGCTGACGCCTGCATCTTCCCGACCTACGGCAGCCGGTTCTCCTTCACGCCGGAAGAGTGCCGGGAGATCGCGAGCGGGCTCAGGGACGGGTTCGGCACGCTCAAGCCGAGCCTGCCGATCGTGGGGGGCGGGGTGACGGTCGAGCGGGTGCCGGAGCTCTGCCGCTTCTACGGCAACGACGTGCTGCTGCTGCTCGGCGGAGCCCTCCGCCTGCGCGGCCCCGATCTGGTCCGGAGCTGCCGGGAATGCGCGGACCTGGTGGCCCGCTCCGCTACCGCCCCCGGCCGTCCTTCCCCTTCATCCTCTTGA
- a CDS encoding transcriptional regulator — translation MTMAAPELTVRQRLVQLITGTLRSSRELAELAGIPERQVEDHLRHIVRSLTHDRTRRFLLEPSGCRDCGFVFRERTRLTRPSRCPRCKGEAITPPRYGIEERT, via the coding sequence GTGACGATGGCCGCGCCCGAGTTGACCGTCCGTCAGCGGCTCGTGCAGCTCATCACCGGCACCCTCCGGTCCTCCCGCGAGCTGGCCGAGCTCGCAGGCATTCCGGAGCGGCAGGTCGAGGACCATCTCCGGCACATCGTCCGCTCCCTGACGCACGACCGGACGCGCCGCTTCCTCCTGGAGCCTTCCGGGTGCCGGGACTGCGGCTTCGTCTTCCGGGAGCGGACCAGACTGACCCGCCCCAGCCGTTGCCCCCGCTGCAAAGGGGAGGCGATCACCCCGCCCAGGTACGGCATCGAAGAACGGACTTAA
- a CDS encoding cation diffusion facilitator family transporter, whose amino-acid sequence MGSRLAALASAYRVKERFVRVNFLTSSLSFALKLTASLISNSLTIFTDLLRNLGETFACGMTWLMIRRISKGKALAYEYGYGKLENFSSLIVGGVMIVSLVVALSGAVDRLRHPVVARQVELGFFVAIYATGANTIRWLRTYRVARHDRSPVMESQWHLFRTKTVANVCVVAALGLTLAMEDHPWSMYIDPIASLVLCGFLVNSIYNVVSKNAADLLDRALDESLQLVILRELTAYYDEYVAFHGIRSRRSGTNIYIEIFLEFDPDRTMGDVQKSIDAMRAGLEQKIPGSHVVIAPSTSRVVVV is encoded by the coding sequence ATGGGGTCCCGTCTCGCCGCCCTCGCCAGCGCCTACCGCGTCAAGGAGCGGTTCGTCCGCGTCAACTTCCTGACCAGCTCTCTCTCCTTCGCGCTGAAGCTCACGGCGAGCCTCATCAGCAACTCCCTGACCATCTTCACGGACCTGCTGCGGAACCTGGGGGAGACCTTCGCCTGCGGGATGACCTGGCTGATGATCCGCCGGATCTCCAAGGGCAAGGCCCTGGCCTACGAGTACGGCTACGGAAAGCTGGAGAACTTCTCCAGCCTGATCGTCGGAGGGGTGATGATCGTCTCGCTGGTGGTGGCGCTGTCCGGAGCCGTCGACCGGCTCCGGCACCCGGTCGTCGCCCGCCAGGTGGAGCTGGGCTTCTTCGTGGCCATTTACGCGACCGGAGCCAACACGATCCGGTGGCTGCGGACCTATCGGGTGGCCCGCCATGACCGGTCCCCGGTCATGGAGTCTCAATGGCACCTGTTCCGGACCAAGACCGTCGCCAACGTCTGCGTGGTCGCGGCGCTCGGGCTCACGCTCGCGATGGAGGACCACCCCTGGTCCATGTACATCGACCCGATCGCCTCCCTGGTCCTTTGCGGATTCCTCGTGAACTCGATCTATAACGTCGTCTCCAAGAACGCCGCCGACCTGCTCGACCGGGCGCTGGACGAATCGCTACAGTTGGTGATCCTCCGGGAGCTGACGGCCTACTACGACGAGTACGTCGCGTTTCACGGCATACGCTCCCGCCGGTCCGGCACCAACATCTACATCGAGATCTTCCTGGAATTCGATCCGGACCGGACGATGGGCGACGTGCAGAAATCCATTGACGCGATGCGGGCCGGCCTGGAGCAGAAGATTCCGGGCAGCCACGTGGTGATCGCCCCGAGCACGTCGCGCGTGGTCGTGGTCTAG
- the xth gene encoding exodeoxyribonuclease III, protein MKIATFNVNSLRKRLPLVLDWLAGHQPDVLCLQETKVQDEDFPAMALTAAGYHVTFRGMKAYNGVAVLTRKQPEQAFYGLDDGGEPDEARLIRIVYQGVPIINTYIPQGYLIESPKYAYKLEWFKRLRRYFDKHLSPKKPAVWCGDMNVAPRPLDVHSPEKHLQHVCYHEDARKAYQDTVAWGFVDVFLKLYPDRQQYTFWDYRQPSSLEANKGWRIDHILATKPLAEKVAEVAVDIEPRRAKEPSDHTFLWAEFKV, encoded by the coding sequence ATGAAGATCGCGACGTTCAACGTCAACTCGCTCCGCAAGCGTCTCCCGCTCGTGCTGGACTGGCTGGCCGGACACCAGCCCGACGTCCTCTGCCTGCAGGAGACCAAGGTGCAGGACGAGGATTTCCCGGCGATGGCGCTGACCGCGGCCGGCTACCACGTCACGTTCCGCGGGATGAAGGCCTACAACGGGGTCGCGGTCCTGACCAGGAAGCAGCCGGAGCAGGCGTTCTACGGGCTGGACGACGGAGGCGAGCCGGACGAGGCGCGCCTCATCCGGATCGTGTATCAGGGGGTGCCGATCATCAACACCTATATCCCGCAGGGGTACCTGATCGAGTCGCCCAAGTACGCCTACAAGCTGGAGTGGTTCAAGCGGCTCCGCCGCTACTTCGACAAGCACCTCTCGCCGAAGAAGCCGGCCGTCTGGTGCGGGGACATGAACGTGGCACCGCGCCCGCTCGACGTGCACAGTCCCGAGAAGCACCTCCAGCACGTCTGCTACCACGAGGACGCCCGCAAGGCCTACCAGGACACGGTCGCCTGGGGCTTCGTGGACGTGTTCCTCAAGCTCTATCCGGACCGGCAGCAGTACACCTTCTGGGATTACCGCCAGCCCAGCTCCCTGGAGGCCAACAAGGGCTGGCGGATCGATCACATCCTGGCGACCAAGCCCCTTGCCGAGAAGGTCGCGGAGGTGGCGGTGGACATCGAGCCCCGCCGCGCGAAGGAGCCCTCCGACCACACCTTTCTCTGGGCGGAGTTCAAGGTTTGA
- the msrB gene encoding peptide-methionine (R)-S-oxide reductase MsrB, producing MAKLFGERTVFAKEAAVKETFEVVKTDAEWKARLTPEQYQVLRHEATEPPFQNKYFDNKQPGTYACAGCDLPLFSSEHKYDSRTGWPSFWQPIDENAVRTRTDYKLIFPRTEVHCRRCGGHLGHVFEDGPPPTGLRYCINSAALSFVPA from the coding sequence ATGGCAAAACTGTTCGGAGAGCGGACCGTGTTCGCCAAGGAGGCGGCCGTGAAGGAAACGTTCGAAGTCGTCAAGACCGACGCGGAGTGGAAGGCGCGGCTCACGCCCGAGCAGTACCAAGTGCTCCGGCACGAGGCGACGGAGCCGCCGTTCCAGAACAAGTATTTCGACAACAAACAGCCGGGGACCTATGCGTGTGCCGGTTGCGACCTGCCGCTGTTCTCCTCCGAACACAAGTACGACAGCCGCACCGGCTGGCCGAGCTTCTGGCAGCCGATCGACGAGAACGCGGTCCGCACCAGGACCGACTACAAGCTGATCTTCCCGCGCACCGAGGTCCATTGCCGGCGCTGCGGCGGCCACCTGGGCCATGTCTTCGAGGACGGCCCTCCGCCCACGGGCCTGCGGTACTGCATCAATTCCGCCGCGCTGAGTTTTGTCCCCGCCTGA
- a CDS encoding class I SAM-dependent methyltransferase: protein MRRPVRQRGVVARSAGQFFTQYDRVGRTYTKAKRSGPPLDYRLAFRARLPRSLKGKRALDAGCGYGPDLADLARRGAEVYGIDPSPTMIELARRLSPAFANLSVQRVRRTNFPDRFFDLVISIYAFHNEPNLKPAFREVHRILKPGGLFLYVVQHPLFVFQAKPTKVYHEQEVFRFDIPKAFPPVKISQPSHTLSEYFNDFVLSRFDVLDFAESRDPLPPWFLVKLRKRASGRR from the coding sequence GTGAGGCGCCCCGTTCGTCAGAGAGGCGTCGTCGCCCGTTCCGCCGGTCAGTTCTTCACCCAGTACGACCGGGTCGGCCGCACCTATACGAAGGCGAAGCGATCCGGCCCGCCGCTGGACTACCGGCTGGCCTTCCGGGCGCGACTGCCGCGCTCGCTCAAGGGGAAACGCGCGCTGGACGCCGGCTGCGGCTACGGTCCGGACCTGGCGGATCTCGCGCGCCGAGGCGCCGAAGTCTACGGTATTGATCCGTCCCCGACGATGATCGAGCTGGCTCGTCGGCTCTCCCCGGCCTTCGCGAACCTGTCCGTCCAACGTGTCCGCCGCACCAATTTCCCCGACCGCTTCTTCGACCTCGTCATCAGCATCTACGCCTTCCACAACGAGCCGAACCTGAAGCCCGCCTTCCGGGAGGTCCACCGTATTCTCAAGCCGGGCGGGCTGTTTCTCTACGTCGTCCAGCATCCGCTGTTCGTCTTCCAGGCCAAGCCGACCAAGGTTTACCACGAGCAGGAAGTCTTCAGGTTCGACATCCCCAAGGCCTTCCCGCCGGTGAAGATCAGCCAGCCGTCTCACACCCTCTCGGAGTATTTCAACGATTTCGTGTTGAGCCGGTTCGACGTCCTGGACTTCGCGGAGAGCCGGGACCCGCTGCCCCCCTGGTTCCTCGTCAAGCTCCGCAAACGAGCCTCGGGTCGCCGATGA
- a CDS encoding S16 family serine protease, giving the protein MAKRNDMTQRTTRAENRAKRGSSRLWWSFGLLASLMLLAPQGAGASTWPSHREQLLPIVGVTVGQRPTGIVTNLILSFDDRGDHEGLVVQFRSTPGRFSRMAQTAVEQAIYRTAKAAGLSTDSWTVVLSVPYEGVTIYGDSLSAMVALGVVALAKGDFIPPDRVMTGTVAPDGHIAPVGAVPLKVAAANEAHMHRVLVPDEVDVTDGDWKTPFLVQVSPVGSVSQAYEALTGRALKP; this is encoded by the coding sequence ATGGCGAAACGGAATGACATGACCCAGCGGACGACGAGGGCGGAGAACCGGGCCAAGCGCGGTTCGTCCCGTCTGTGGTGGTCGTTCGGCCTGCTCGCTTCCCTGATGCTGCTCGCGCCCCAGGGTGCGGGGGCCAGCACGTGGCCCTCCCATCGGGAGCAACTTCTCCCGATCGTGGGCGTGACCGTAGGGCAGAGGCCGACCGGGATCGTGACGAACCTCATCCTGTCCTTCGACGATCGGGGGGATCATGAAGGCCTGGTCGTGCAGTTCCGCTCGACCCCCGGGCGGTTCTCGCGGATGGCCCAGACCGCGGTCGAGCAGGCGATCTACCGAACCGCCAAGGCCGCCGGCCTCTCCACCGACTCCTGGACCGTGGTGCTCAGCGTGCCTTACGAAGGCGTGACCATCTACGGGGACAGTCTCTCCGCGATGGTGGCGCTGGGGGTGGTCGCCCTGGCCAAGGGGGACTTCATTCCGCCCGACCGGGTGATGACCGGGACCGTCGCGCCGGACGGGCACATTGCGCCGGTGGGTGCCGTGCCGCTGAAGGTCGCGGCGGCGAACGAGGCGCACATGCACCGTGTGCTGGTGCCGGACGAGGTGGATGTCACCGACGGGGATTGGAAGACGCCCTTCCTCGTGCAGGTGTCTCCGGTCGGATCGGTCAGCCAGGCGTATGAGGCCTTGACCGGCCGCGCCCTCAAACCTTGA